The following is a genomic window from Nicotiana tabacum cultivar K326 chromosome 3, ASM71507v2, whole genome shotgun sequence.
TGTCAAGAACCTGCAGCTTTGAAGGTGGTTTGATTTTCTCCAGAATGTgtactgctaagtcttcaggaAGCATTTCAAATAGCCTGTCCACATCGCACTCACCATCTAAGGTAACATCATGTACATTATGTACATTTTCATCAATGCCAAATTCCTGAGGAACTAAAAAATATAGTGCCCCAAGACCTGTCCAGTTTTCATACCAAAATAGCGATGATCCCATTTTTGTTTGCCAAAGTATTTGATGTTCAATCATATCTCTGCATTCCAACATTTTTCTCCAGATGTGAGACCCCCTTTTCCACAGAACAATTACAGAATTTAATTTTTTACAGTATTTCTGACATACGAAAGAGCTCCATAAGCTTGGTTTTGTTCTGAAATTCCACCACAACTTGCTGAATAATGCCTTTGCTACATCATGCAGTGACCTGAAACCTATTTCTCCTTCCTCAACTGGCATGCATAAAGTATTCCATGACGCCCAATGCCTACTAGTTCCTCCTACATTGCTGCTCCAGAAAAACTGAGCAAACAATTTGTGCAACCTATTTATCACATACTTTGGAGGGTTTACAGCTGATAGTAGATGCATAGGCATGCTTtgcaatacatggtatatgagaACTGCCCTGCCCCTACTGATAATAACTTGCCCTGCCATGATTGCAGTTTGTCCATTACCTTAGTAATTAGGGGCTGATAGAATTCCAGCTTTCTCCTTGCATAAAATATCGGACAACCTAGATATATGATAGGGAAATCATCCCTATGAATGCCTGTGATCCTTTCCACCTTGCTGACCACTTCCATGTCTGTTAAATGATGCAGGTACACAGCTGATTTGGTCTTGTTAACAAGCTGCCCAGATGCAGCTTCATATGCCTTCAGCacttgcataatcagcatcagagaTGTTTCATctgaggatgagaaaataatcaTGTCATCTGCATACGCCAAATGATTGATCTTTGGACTCCACTTTGGCATCCCAAATCCACAAAAATACAGGTTAGTATGTAGTGCATTAAGACCCCTAGATAATGTTTCTGCTGCCAATATGAACAAAGTTGGAGATACAAGATCACCTTGTTTTACTCCCCTTGAGGACTTAAAGAAACCATGAGCTTGACCATTGATTAGAATAGAGTACCAATTGTTTGAAACTAATCCAAAGACAATCCCTATCAACCTTTCTGTGAATCCCATCTTTCTCAGTACCTTGGTTAGGAATAGCCAAGATACTCTATCATAAGCTTTGGTCATATCTAGCTTCAGGATGACATTAGGTCCAGCCTTAGTTCTAAGCCAAATATCAGTCACTATCTCCTGAGTTAGAAGGATGTTTTCTACTATATTCCTTCCCTTGACAAAACCTGCATGTTCCTCCGATATCAAACTTGGGAGAAATTTCACTAGCCTTTCATGTACCACCCTTGATATAACCCTATTTGAAAAATTACTGAGGCTTATTGGTCTTAAATCATAAAAAGtagtaacttcttttttctttgggaGCAGAACTAGGTTTGTGTGTGTTACACACTTGGGTACCTCATGACCATTGAAAAAAGCCCTCACCATGTCGTACATGTCATCCCCTATtaagtcccaacaagaatgatAGAATTTTCCTGTCATACCATCTGGCCCCCCCCCCAACACTATCACCATTAAGTCCAAGTACTGCCACTTTAGCCTCCTCTTTTGTTGGCTGCCTAATCAATTCTGCATTTTGCTCCGTGTTAATCAGATTAGGAATATGCTCTAAGATATCAAATGATGAAGGAGTATCTGCTTCTGTGAATTGTTCCTCGTAGAATTTGATAGCCTCTTCTgcaatttcttgttcttcttcaatcCAGGTACTCTTTTGAATTCTGTTAAGCTTAAGTCTTTTCCTCCTACCTCTCACTTGTGCGTGGAAGAACTTAGTGTTCCTATCCCCTTCCTTGAACCAAGTCATGCCTGCCTTTTGTTGCCAATATTTCTCTTCTAGTGCAAGACATTTGATCAATTTTGCCTGAACCTTTTGTAATCTTTCCCTGTTCATCCCTGTAGGATTTGCTTCAAATTCTGCTTCATGAACCATCACTACCTCCTCCATACTTGCTATCTTTTGGAAAATATCTCCAAATGTAGCCTTACTCCACAATGAAAGGGCCTTTCataatttttttaacttgtgaTTATAAAGAATATAAGGATTTGCACTGAAATCAACATTCCAATTCTCTTTCACCACATCTTTAAAAGTCGTATGTTCCACCCAAAAATTCAAGAACTTAAAAGGTTTTTTTATTGGTGGAGTCTCAATATCACACTTCATTAACATTGGACTATGATCAGAACCAGTATTTGACAAATGTTGCACCTCTATTCCTGGAAATGTTTGTTGGAACTCAACATTTGCCAAACATCTGTCTAGTCTTTTGAATATACAGTCTTCCTCTGCTCacccattccaccatgtaaatatgcTGCCTTTAAATCCAAGGTCGAATAGATTGCAAGTGTTGATGCAGTGtcgaaaatcatcaatttcattcAATGACACAGGTAACCCACCAAACTTCTCTTCTTCGTCCCATATTACATTGAAATCACCTCCTACAAGCCATGGTGCATCCATATCCCTTGCCATTGCATATAATGAATCCCATAATTCTATCCTCTCAATTGCATCACATTTTGCGTATATCAATGTTAGGACAAACTCCACATGCGATTCAGTATGAAATAATCTTAGTGTTAATTGTTGCACCATATTGTACATAACAGTTACCTCAAATACCTCATCTATGAAAGCCCAGATTTTGTTGGAAACATTTGAAATTGCCTGTGCAAGTCCTATCTTGTTTCTGTACCTTTCCAGTTTTTTTGCTTGTTGCTTTGGCTCCATTAATCCTAGAAAATCATAGTGATTTTGCCTATGCATTTTTGTCAACCTTTCAAAGGCCTGCTGTGTGTTGACTGACCTTATATTCCAAATGAgagcattcatcactgattgttGGATTTAGTTATCGTTCTCTTTGTGTGCATCCCAGCTTTGGTTACTgcaaaattatctttttgttgcttcttcttaccttttgctgctgattttgccttttccacttgCGTAGGTGATAAGTCACCTTGCCTTGCCGCATTCATAAGGTGTTGGGTAATTGATTCTTGATCCATATCGTATCCTGATTTAccaggttcttcttcttcttcattgtctTCCTTCCCTCCTGATGTAGCTCCAAATGTATTAATTTTATGGACCAAGGCCTTCTCTTCTCCTCTTTTTAACAACTGCAACTAATTTTTCTCCAATGTAACAGTAATATTTActatttctattttttgttttggttgtttctctTTCTCTGTTCTGTTGTGTCCTTGTGGGTCTTCTTGTGATATCTGAATTTGATCATCTTCTGTTCCTCCAGGACCATTTACCTCTGGGCCTCTTCCTTCATAGTTTCTAATTTATATGATTTCAGTTGTGTTATTGTCATTGGCATGGGGCTCTCCATTTACACtttgctcatcttcttctttatCC
Proteins encoded in this region:
- the LOC142176349 gene encoding uncharacterized protein LOC142176349; amino-acid sequence: MEEVVMVHEAEFEANPTGMNRERLQKVQAKLIKCLALEEKYWQQKAGMTWFKEGDRNTKFFHAQVRGRRKRLKLNRIQKSTWIEEEQEIAEEAIKFYEEQFTEADTPSSFDILEHIPNLINTEQNAELIRQPTKEEAKVAVLGLNGFVKGRNIVENILLTQEIVTDIWLRTKAGPNVILKLDMTKAYDRVSWLFLTKVLRKMGFTERLIGIVFGLVSNNWYSILINGQAHGFFKSSRGVKQGDLVSPTLFILAAETLSRGLNALHTNLYFCGFGMPKWSPKINHLAYADDMIIFSSSDETSLMLIMQVLKAYEAASGQLVNKTKSAVYLHHLTDMEVVSKVERITGIHRDDFPIIYLGCPIFYARRKLEFYQPLITKFFWSSNVGGTSRHWASWNTLCMPVEEGEIGFRSLHDVAKALFSKLWWNFRTKPSLWSSFVCQKYCKKLNSVIVLWKRGSHIWRKMLECRDMIEHQILWQTKMGSSLFWYENWTGLGALYFLVPQEFGIDENVHNVHDVTLDGECDVDRLFEMLPEDLAVHILEKIKPPSKLQVLDMPCWMLETRGYFRVK
- the LOC142176350 gene encoding uncharacterized protein LOC142176350, with translation MNALIWNIRSVNTQQAFERLTKMHRQNHYDFLGLMEPKQQAKKLERYRNKIGLAQAISNVSNKIWAFIDEVFEVTVMYNMVQQLTLRLFHTESHVEFVLTLIYAKCDAIERIELWDSLYAMARDMDAPWLVGGDFNVIWDEEEKFGGLPVSLNEIDDFRHCINTCNLFDLGFKGSIFTWWNG